One stretch of Eupeodes corollae chromosome 2, idEupCoro1.1, whole genome shotgun sequence DNA includes these proteins:
- the LOC129947350 gene encoding iduronate 2-sulfatase: MFKITLCFILAGTAISASSSRYNVVLVVIDDFRPVISGYGDVLAKTPNIDNFMKNSFYFTRAYSQQALCAPSRNSFLTGRRPDTLRLYDFYSYWRTNVGNYTTLPQYFKENGYTTYSVGKIFHPGVSSNNNDDYPLSWSRPPFHPQTEKFMNSPVCLDGSGVLKKNLICPVLLESQPLKTLPDIESVKEAKRFLSSEAKKPFFLALGFHKPHINFRFPKEFLNEFRLEDFKNYTEDSYKPDGMPNVAWNPFTDVRSRDDFKRRNISFPYGPIPSVQRSAIRQAYYASVAYVDDLFGKFMESVNRSNTIVLLTGDHGWSLGEHGEWAKYSNFEVAVRVPLIIQSPEFALTKSKRIKSIVELVDIFPTLVDLAKLPPLPKCQDKRNEILCSEGKSIYHYLLDPDSSDLMMHALSQYPRPGWEPTKHPNSDKPRLKNIKVMGYSMRTDNFRYTLWVKFHPGNFTKDWTQIYGEEMYDHRIDSGEFINLIGRDEFSGIRMWLRHQLVTAFSN, translated from the exons ATGTTCAAAATTACTTTGTGCTTTATTTTGGCGGGAACCGCAATCAGTGCTTCAAGTTCAAGATATAATGTAGTTTTAGTTGTCATTGATGACTTTCGTCCAGTGATATCAGGATATGGTGATGTGTTAGCCAAAACTCCTAATATTGATAACTTTATGAAGAATAGTTTCTATTTTACCAGAGCTTATAGTCAG CAAGCACTCTGTGCACCAAGTCGGAACTCATTTCTTACTGGACGAAGACCAGATACCTTGAGACTCTATGATTTCTACAGCTATTGGCGAACGAACGTCGGCAACTACACAACTCTGCCACAGTACTTCAAAGAGAATGGATACACAACTTATTCAGTTGGTAAGATCTTTCATCCAGGTGTCTCATCGAACAACAACGATGACTATCCGTTGAGTTGGAGTCGACCCCCGTTTCATCCGCAGACAGAAAAGTTTATGAACTCACCGGTTTGCCTGGATGGCAGTGGTGTACTTAAGAAGAACCTCATTTGTCCTGTTCTGCTAGAGTCGCAGCCATTGAAGACTCTGCCAGACATCGAGTCGGTCAAGGAAGCCAAGCGATTCCTAAGTTCGGAAGCAAAGAAGCCTTTCTTCCTAGCTCTGGGATTTCATAAGCCCCATATTAACTTTCGCTTTCCCAAGGAGTTTCTTAATGAGTTCCGTTTGGaagatttcaaaaactacacCGAGGATTCGTATAAGCCCGATGGAATGCCCAATGTCGCCTGGAACCCTTTTACCGATGTCCGTTCTCGTGATGACTTCAAGCGTAGGAATATCTCATTTCCTTACGGGCCCATTCCGAGTGTTCAGAGATCTGCCATTAGACAGGCGTACTATGCTTCTGTAGCCTACGTCGATGATCTTTTTGGGAAGTTCATGGAAAGTGTCAATCGCAGTAATACCATAGTCTTACTCACAGGCGACCATGGTTGGTCACTTGGAGAACACGGTGAATGGGCCAAGTACAGTAATTTCGAGGTTGCAGTTCGAGTTCCATTGATCATTCAAAGCCCTGAATTTGCATTGACCAAGAGCAAACGTATCAAATCTATTGTAGAATTAGTGGATATTTTTCCGACCCTCGTTGATCTTGCAAAACTACCTCCACTCCCTAAGTGCCAAGACAAAAGAAACGAGATCTTGTGTAGTGAAGGAAAAAGTATCTATCATTATCTTTTGGACCCTGATAGTAGTGATTTGATGATGCATGCTCTAAGTCAATATCCTCGACCTGGATGGGAACCCACGAAGCACCCGAATAGTGATAAGCCACGGTTGAAGAACATAAAAGTTATGGGATATTCTATGAGAACAGATAACTTTCGATACACCCTGTGGGTGAAGTTTCATCCTGGGAATTTTACAAAGG ATTGGACTCAGATCTACGGTGAAGAAATGTATGATCATCGAATTGATTCGGGGGAGTTTATAAATTTGATTGGAAGAGATGAGTTTTCTGGAATTAGAATGTGGCTACGACACCAACTGGTAACTGCATTTTCGAACTAA